The following proteins come from a genomic window of Miscanthus floridulus cultivar M001 chromosome 2, ASM1932011v1, whole genome shotgun sequence:
- the LOC136539775 gene encoding 3-ketoacyl-CoA synthase 12-like, whose translation MELLPLLTWVILAHAMAYLAWTAAARRRQSRCYLLDYVCHKPRDDRKLSTETAGDVIQRNVRLGLTDYRFLLRVIVRSGIGEETYAPRNILEGREDTPTLQDSLEEMDAFFDEAIAELFARTGFAPRDVDVLVFNVSMLSPSPSMSSRIVRRYGLREDVAAYNLTGMGCSAGLIALDLARNALRTRPRALALVVSSESIAPNWYSGTDKSMMLANCLFRCGGSAVLVTNDPAHRGRAKMELSCLVRANIGASDDAHACALQREDGEGRVGISLSKALPKAAVRAFAVNLRRLAPRVLPVSELARFTARHLARRLFFEFPQMQGSGSGKQQKGGDAAPKINFKTGVDHFCLHPGGTAVIEAVKQSLGLEDEDVEPARMTLHRWGNTSASSLWYVLSYMEAKGRLKVGDRVLMVTFGSGFKCNSCVWEVTGDMTDRGAWADCIDAYPPETLANPYMDKFGWINDVDGDTLML comes from the coding sequence ATGGAGCTGCTTCCTCTGCTCACGTGGGTCATCCTTGCGCACGCCATGGCGTACCTGGCCTGGACGGCCGCCGCACGCCGCCGGCAGTCGCGGTGCTACCTCCTGGACTACGTGTGCCACAAGCCCCGCGACGACCGGAAGCTGTCGACGGAGACGGCCGGCGACGTGATCCAGCGCAACGTGCGGCTGGGTCTAACCGACTACCGCTTCCTCCTCCGCGTCATCGTCCGCTCCGGCATCGGCGAGGAGACCTACGCCCCGCGCAACATCCTGGAGGGCCGCGAGGACACGCCCACCCTGCAGGACTCGCTGGAGGAGATGGACGCCTTCTTCGACGAGGCCATCGCCGAGCTCTTCGCCCGGACGGGGTTCGCGCCGCGCGACGTGGACGTGCTGGTCTTCAACGTCTCCATGCTCTCCCCGTCGCCGTCGATGTCGTCCCGGATCGTGCGCCGCTACGGCCTGCGCGAGGACGTGGCGGCGTACAACCTCACGGGGATGGGGTGCAGCGCGGGGCTCATCGCGCTGGACCTGGCCCGGAACGCGCTGCGGACGCGGCCCCGCGCGCTGGCGCTCGTGGTGTCGTCCGAGTCCATAGCGCCCAACTGGTACTCCGGCACCGACAAGTCCATGATGCTGGCCAACTGCCTGTTCCGCTGCGGCGGCTCCGCGGTGCTGGTCACCAACGACCCGGCGCACCGCGGGCGCGCCAAGATGGAGCTCAGCTGCCTGGTGCGCGCCAACATCGGCGCCAGCGACGACGCGCACGCGTGCGCGCTGCAGCGGGAGGACGGCGAGGGCCGCGTCGGGATCAGCCTCAGCAAGGCGCTCCCCAAGGCCGCCGTGCGCGCCTTCGCCGTGAACCTGCGCCGCCTCGCGCCGCGCGTGCTCCCCGTCTCCGAGCTCGCGCGGTTCACCGCGCGCCACCTCGCCCGGAGGCTCTTCTTCGAGTTCCCGCAGATGCAGGGCTCCGGATCCGGCAAGCAGCAGAAGGGCGGCGACGCGGCGCCAAAGATCAACTTCAAGACCGGGGTGGACCACTTCTGCCTCCACCCCGGCGGCACGGCCGTCATCGAGGCGGTGAAGCAGAGCCTGGGCCTGGAGGACGAGGACGTGGAGCCGGCGCGGATGACGCTGCACCGGTGGGGGAACACGTCGGCGAGCAGCCTCTGGTACGTGCTGTCGTACATGGAGGCCAAGGGGCGGCTCAAGGTCGGGGACAGGGTGCTCATGGTCACCTTCGGGTCCGGGTTCAAGTGCAACAGCTGCGTGTGGGAGGTGACCGGCGACATGACCGACAGGGGAGCCTGGGCCGACTGCATCGACGCCTACCCGCCGGAGACGCTCGCCAACCCGTACATGGACAAGTTTGGTTGGATCAACGACGTCGACGGCGACACCTTGATGCTCTAA